From Domibacillus sp. DTU_2020_1001157_1_SI_ALB_TIR_016, a single genomic window includes:
- a CDS encoding PTS glucose transporter subunit IIA yields MGFLSKLFGGKEEGNTAQNTGEIILVSPMSGDVISLEEVPDPVFSQKMMGDGIAVNPSEGKVVAPADAKVLNVFPTKHAIGLETAGGLELLIHVGLDTVNMKGEGFDVKVSEGDQVKKGDVLLTYSLELVREKAASTITPLIISNGDLVKQMEKHEHVKAVAGETPVMTVKIK; encoded by the coding sequence ATGGGTTTTTTAAGCAAGCTTTTTGGCGGTAAAGAAGAAGGCAATACAGCACAAAATACGGGTGAAATCATTCTTGTCTCTCCGATGAGCGGGGATGTGATCAGTTTGGAAGAAGTACCAGACCCGGTATTCTCACAAAAAATGATGGGTGACGGCATAGCGGTGAATCCATCGGAAGGAAAAGTAGTGGCGCCGGCTGACGCAAAAGTACTGAATGTGTTTCCGACAAAGCATGCAATTGGCCTGGAAACAGCAGGAGGCCTCGAGCTTCTTATTCATGTTGGGCTTGATACGGTTAACATGAAAGGTGAAGGGTTCGATGTAAAAGTGTCGGAAGGAGACCAAGTAAAGAAGGGGGATGTGCTGCTTACATACAGCCTGGAACTCGTTCGTGAAAAAGCAGCGAGCACCATCACCCCGCTGATCATCTCCAATGGAGATCTTGTAAAGCAAATGGAAAAGCATGAACATGTAAAAGCCGTCGCCGGCGAAACGCCTGTGATGACGGTCAAGATAAAATAA
- a CDS encoding agmatinase family protein codes for MSETIYGNTPCFLGSQNLTAKNLLGEVDAVVYGVPWEGAVTWGDYTGCELGPKVMRLSSGRYSGYLPELDHIDVFEHVKLGDIGDVDVVPADVEETMNRITQFTDPLWKSGKFLIGLGGDHGVTFPIVRSLTNQGKKVGIIHLDAHYDNLPSHEGDPYARCSPFMRLYEQEGVRNESIIHTGIHGPRNKPESGRNARDAGALTITINDIREHPDLRALARRLHELASREVDCVYLSICSDVLDYAFNPGGPVDGNGLTSYELLTLVHEIAKQGIAGMDFVEVYPQQDPSQLSAHLSSTIVLYALAGHILNKQQSEGDGAVGENAQGQA; via the coding sequence ATGAGTGAGACCATTTACGGAAATACGCCTTGTTTTTTAGGGTCACAAAATTTAACAGCTAAAAACCTTTTGGGTGAAGTTGACGCTGTTGTGTACGGCGTGCCGTGGGAAGGCGCTGTAACATGGGGCGATTACACGGGGTGTGAACTTGGGCCAAAAGTAATGCGGTTAAGTTCGGGCCGCTATAGCGGCTATTTGCCTGAACTTGATCATATAGATGTGTTTGAACATGTGAAGCTCGGAGATATAGGAGATGTAGATGTTGTACCAGCCGATGTAGAAGAAACGATGAACCGGATCACGCAGTTTACCGATCCGCTATGGAAAAGCGGCAAGTTTTTAATCGGGCTTGGCGGTGATCATGGCGTCACATTTCCAATTGTACGGTCCCTGACGAATCAAGGAAAAAAAGTAGGCATTATTCATTTAGACGCCCATTATGATAACCTGCCGTCTCATGAAGGCGATCCATATGCACGGTGCAGTCCGTTTATGCGGCTGTATGAACAGGAAGGTGTACGAAACGAAAGCATCATTCATACCGGTATTCACGGTCCCCGCAACAAGCCTGAAAGCGGCCGGAATGCCCGCGATGCAGGGGCCCTCACCATTACGATTAACGATATTCGGGAGCATCCAGACTTAAGGGCACTGGCACGCCGTCTGCATGAGCTTGCATCTAGAGAAGTGGACTGTGTTTATTTGAGCATTTGCAGCGATGTTCTGGATTATGCGTTTAATCCAGGCGGTCCGGTTGATGGAAACGGGCTGACATCCTATGAATTGTTAACGCTTGTTCATGAAATTGCCAAACAGGGCATTGCCGGCATGGATTTTGTAGAAGTATACCCACAGCAAGACCCTTCACAGCTTTCTGCTCATTTGTCTTCAACTATTGTGTTATATGCGCTCGCCGGCCACATTTTAAACAAGCAGCAATCTGAGGGAGATGGCGCTGTTGGCGAAAACGCTCAAGGCCAGGCTTAA
- a CDS encoding chromate transporter gives MKQLFDIFLTFFKLSPITFGGGYALIPVIQREILEETCRHGFYS, from the coding sequence GTGAAGCAGTTATTCGATATTTTTCTAACCTTTTTTAAGCTGTCACCCATTACATTTGGCGGCGGTTACGCTTTGATTCCAGTAATTCAACGGGAAATTTTAGAAGAAACTTGCCGGCATGGCTTTTATTCATAA
- a CDS encoding aldose 1-epimerase family protein — protein MIVLENELLTVHISPSGAEVRKVFHKKTGLDYMWSGDSQYWGRVSPVLFPIVGRLKRDRYALDSRSYRMPQHGFLRDVEFTVQDQEKEYAAFCFDPLDSFLDIYPFRFQVVIYYTLKEDSLNVRWEIKNEHQEKMYFSIGAHPAFNVPLQAEEKAEDYTLNFTPAAGRQVTQYELVNSMAKEKKTVQTIEPIPIQSSLFEQDAFIYSHIDRVSLRSNRTGHGVEVDLAGFPFVGIWSSYNKKNGTMAPFVCIEPWYGIADTVDASGKLDEKLGINELEPGGRFEANYTISFI, from the coding sequence ATGATTGTTCTCGAAAATGAACTGCTGACCGTGCACATTTCTCCATCTGGAGCGGAAGTGCGGAAGGTGTTTCACAAAAAAACAGGTCTGGATTATATGTGGAGCGGAGACAGCCAGTATTGGGGACGTGTGTCACCGGTTCTGTTTCCAATTGTCGGCCGTCTGAAACGAGACCGGTATGCGCTTGATAGCAGATCTTACAGAATGCCGCAGCATGGTTTTCTGCGGGATGTGGAGTTTACCGTGCAGGATCAGGAAAAAGAGTATGCGGCTTTTTGTTTTGACCCGCTTGATTCATTTTTAGATATTTACCCGTTTCGATTTCAAGTGGTGATTTATTACACGTTAAAAGAGGACTCTTTAAATGTCCGCTGGGAAATTAAAAACGAGCATCAAGAAAAGATGTATTTCTCGATCGGGGCCCACCCAGCTTTTAACGTACCGCTTCAAGCGGAAGAAAAAGCGGAAGACTATACTTTGAATTTTACACCGGCCGCAGGCAGACAGGTAACGCAATATGAGCTGGTAAATTCAATGGCAAAGGAAAAAAAGACGGTTCAAACCATCGAGCCGATCCCCATTCAGTCCTCCTTGTTTGAACAGGACGCCTTTATATACAGCCATATTGACCGCGTTTCACTTCGCTCAAACCGGACCGGCCACGGGGTAGAAGTGGACCTGGCTGGATTTCCCTTCGTCGGCATTTGGTCCAGCTACAACAAAAAAAACGGCACGATGGCACCGTTTGTGTGTATCGAACCATGGTACGGCATCGCTGATACAGTTGATGCCAGCGGCAAGCTGGATGAAAAGCTGGGCATAAACGAGCTTGAACCAGGCGGCCGATTCGAAGCCAACTACACCATTTCATTTATATAA
- a CDS encoding LLM class flavin-dependent oxidoreductase, with protein sequence MEIGISTFVETTPDVETGSVISHAERLRQVVEEIVLADQVGLDVFGVGEHHREDYAASSPAVVLAAAAPQTQKIRLTSAVTVLSSADPVRVFQDFATLDALSNGRAEIMAGRGSFIESFPLFGYDLKDYNELFDEKLDLLLNIRSAEKVTWQGKHRPAIQNLGIYPRPVQNPLPVWIGSGGNSESVVRAGLLGLPLVLAIIGGSPVQFAPLVELYKKAAVHAGHDPAVLPVASHSHGFLAQSTKEAADLFFPSTQAAMNKLGRERGWGPYNRASFDAARSFEGALYVGDPKTVAQKIIHLRKKVGITRFMLHVPVGTMPHDLVMNAIELLGREVAPVVREEIAQWEADGQPQ encoded by the coding sequence ATGGAAATTGGAATCAGCACATTTGTTGAAACCACACCGGATGTGGAGACAGGCAGTGTCATCAGTCACGCTGAGCGGCTGCGCCAGGTAGTAGAGGAAATTGTGTTAGCCGATCAGGTCGGTCTTGATGTGTTTGGTGTAGGGGAACATCATCGTGAAGATTACGCGGCGTCTTCTCCGGCTGTGGTCCTGGCTGCAGCGGCACCCCAGACCCAAAAAATCCGGCTGACGAGTGCGGTGACGGTGTTGTCTTCGGCCGATCCGGTACGCGTATTTCAGGACTTTGCTACGCTTGACGCCCTGTCAAACGGACGGGCAGAAATTATGGCCGGGCGGGGGTCATTTATTGAGTCTTTTCCTTTGTTTGGATATGATTTAAAGGATTACAACGAACTATTTGATGAAAAGCTGGATCTGCTGCTGAACATTCGGAGTGCTGAAAAAGTAACGTGGCAGGGAAAACACCGGCCGGCGATTCAAAATCTCGGCATATACCCGCGCCCGGTGCAAAACCCGCTTCCAGTCTGGATCGGCAGCGGCGGCAATTCTGAATCGGTCGTTCGCGCCGGGCTTCTCGGCCTGCCGCTTGTGCTCGCCATTATCGGCGGCAGCCCGGTTCAATTTGCTCCGCTTGTAGAGCTGTATAAAAAGGCGGCGGTGCATGCCGGGCATGATCCGGCTGTTCTGCCAGTAGCGTCGCATTCGCACGGCTTTTTAGCCCAAAGCACAAAGGAGGCGGCTGATTTATTTTTCCCGTCTACACAGGCAGCGATGAATAAACTGGGCAGGGAGCGCGGATGGGGGCCATACAATCGGGCAAGCTTTGATGCCGCCCGCAGCTTTGAGGGTGCTTTGTATGTAGGAGATCCGAAAACAGTCGCCCAAAAAATCATTCATCTTCGCAAAAAAGTCGGAATTACCCGCTTTATGCTGCATGTTCCGGTTGGCACAATGCCGCATGATTTAGTAATGAATGCGATCGAACTGCTTGGCAGAGAAGTGGCGCCGGTTGTACGTGAAGAAATCGCTCAATGGGAAGCGGATGGGCAGCCGCAATAA